The sequence below is a genomic window from Variovorax paradoxus B4.
GGAATCTCTTCCTTCTGCTTGTAGTAGTTGCCGAGCGCTTCGCGCACCGGTGCAGCTTCGGACCAGGCTTGCGAGACGACCGCGCGCGACTGGTATTGCTGGTAGGCCGGCAGGGCCACGGCAGCCAGCACGCCGATGATGGCCACCACCACCAGGAGCGCCAGCGCGCCGCCGCCGGCACGGCCGGTGTACGGCACGAAGACCGCGAGCACATAGGCCACCGGATTGCGGCTCGGCAGCTTCGCGCCCGGGTCGATGGCGCGCGCGACACGCTTGGTGAGCCAGGGATAGCCGGCGATCAGTTCATGGAACGAGGCCCAGAAGCCGCTGTTGCCGGTCGACTGGTCGGCGTAGCGCTGCAGGTCGACGTGGCGCCACTGCTGCGCGCTGGCGGCCAGCGCCACGAGCGCGCGGGGCGCGGAGTCGGGCTGCTTGCAGCAGGCGGCGCCGTGCAGGTCGCAGGTGTATTCCTGGGCCCGCGAATAGGCGGCGCCGAGCAGCGGCAGCCAGAGCACCGGGGCGCGCCAGATGTGGCCCGTGAGGTGGCCGCGCCGGATGTGGCCCAGCTCGTGGCCGATGTAGAAGTTGATGCCGTCGGGCTGGGCTTCCATGGCGCCGACCACGTCGGACAGCAGCACCACGAAGTTGCGGCCGAAGAAGCGGGTGGCAAAGGCATTGAAGATGCCGTCGCCGTGCAGCAGGTAGGCCTCGGGCGGGTTCTCGATGCCGAGATGGCCGCAGCAGGCCTGGAAGCGGGCGTGCAGCTCGGGCAGCTGGGTGGGCGAGAGCTTCACGGCCGTGCCCTTGATCCAGGCGATGACGGCCGACTGTGCGAACACGTAGGCGATGAAGCCGAGCAGCACATAGACGAGCGCGATGCCCAGGGTGCCCAGGACCAGCAGCACCCAGACCAGCAGGCCGAGCCAGAGCGTGATGTTGCCGAGCCAGCGCTCGCGCGGATAGACCCATGGATCCATTGGAATTTCCTCCTCGATGCGGCCTGAAGGCCTGCGGTGTTGTGGTTTTTCTCCGCGCCTCCCCAGGCGCGACTTGCGAGCGCGCATCATGCCCCAGGAAGGGGCGGATTTCGGCCCATGCCTAAGGGCTATTCGCTATTTGTCAGGTCATGGTCAGCCCTTATGATCGCGGCCGTTTCTGCAATTCACCAACCCGAGAGACACTCATGAAGAAACTGCTTGCATTCACGGCGTTCGCCGCTGCCGCCGCCGGCGTCTACGCCCAGGAGTTCCCCGCAGGCAAGACCGTCACGCTGGTAGTGCCTTTCTCCGCCGGCGGCCCCACCGACCGGGTGGCCCGCGATCTGGCCGAAGCCCTGCAAAAGACCCTGGGCACGACGATCGTGGTGGACAACACCGCCGGCGCCGGCAGCTCCATCGGCACCGCCAAGGTGGCCCGCGCCGCACCGGACGGCTACACGCTGCTGCTCAACCACATCGGCATGTCGACGATGCCGGCGCTCTACCGCAAGCTGCCGTTCAACGTCGAGAACGATTTCGAATACCTCGGCATGGTCAATGAAGTGCCGATGACGCTCATCGGCAAGCCCACCCTGCCCGCCAACAACTACAAGGAGCTGACGACCTGGATCGCTGCCAACAAGGGCAAGATCAACCTCGGCAATGCCGGCCTGGGCGCTGCGTCGCACCTGTGCGGCCTGCTGTTCCAGAGCGCGCTCAAGGTCGAGATGACGCCGGTTCCCTACAAGGGCACCGCGCCGGCCATCGCCGACCTGCTGGGCGGCCAGATCGACCTGCTGTGCGACCAGACCACCAACACCACGTCGCAGATCGAGGCCAAGAAGGTCAAGGCCTACGCCGTGACCACGAGCAAGCGCCTGACCACGCCGGCCCTCAAAGACCTGCCGACGCTGGCCGAATCGGGCCTGAAGGACTTCGAGGTCTCGATCTGGCACGGCGTGTACGCGCCCAAGGGCACACCGGCACCGGTGCTGAAGAAGCTCAACGAAGCCATCAAGGCCGCCATGAAGGACCCGGGCTTCGTCAAGCGCGAAGAGGCACTGGGCGCCGTGATCATCGCCGACAAGCGCACGGAACCGGCCGAGCACAAGAAGTTCGTCTCGGCCGAGATCGCCAAGTGGGGCCCGATCATCAAGGCTGCCGGCGTGTACGCCGACTGATTTTTCCCGCGCTCTGAAAAACAAGCCGCCGGCCCTCGGGTCCGGCGGCTTTTTTCATGGCGTGACAGCAGGAAAAATCAGGGAAGCGTGACCGTCCACGCCTCGAAGTTCTTGCGCACGTCGACCTGGCGCGCGGTGCGGGCCGTGAAGCCGAAGGTGCTGATCGAGGAGCCCTGGGCGTACTGCCAGCTGCTGTTGCCGGCCGGCACGCAGTGCGTGTCGCTGCCGCTCACCGGCTGGCAATAGACCATGGCCTTGCGCGCGGTGCTGCGCACGGTGACGGTTTCGCTGAAGCGGGCGCCGCCAGCGCCCGGGGCCCTGCCGAAGACGCTGAACGAGGTGGGCGCGAGCGCACCGGCCGGAACCGTCCATCCGTCGAGGCCGCCGTCGGCGCTGAAGTCGACGTTGTTGGGCTCCGAAGGCGTCGGGGCCGCAAAGACGATGCCGCGCGGGCTGCCCAGGCTTTCCGCGAGCACCTCGGCACGCAGGGCGGGCGTGAGCTCCACCATGGGCGTCTGCACGGCTTCCGCGATGGTGGGCACGCGGGAGAAGGTGCGCACGTACTGCACCACGTTCGGCGTGGCACCGTCGGCGCGGAAGAATTCGAGCTTCCACACCGACTGGTCGGCGATCTTGCCGAGTTCCTCGTCGGTGTACGCCGGCGTGGCAAAGAGGTTGGCGTTGTCGAAATCGCTCGGACTGCCGGGCTGGGCCGGGTCGAGGTAGCGTGCGGACATGCGCCACACCGCCGAGTTCAGGGCCGAACCGGCCGTGCCGTCCGGGGTGAGCACCAGCGAGTTGAGGCCGGCCTTGGGCACCAGCACCAGTTCCTTGCCCGGCAGCGATGCGGTCGTTGCCACCACCTTCGAAAGAACCGGGTCGCCATTGCCGTCGCGCACGTTGTCGACCGAAACGGCGTAGCCGACCGAGTGGAACACCAGGTTCTGGTGCTTCAGGAAGTCCTTCTTGTCGAGCTGCGGGCGCACGAAGGCGCGGTAGGTGTTGCTGTTGCCGGTGAGCTTCAGCGCGCCGTCCACGATCTTCGCGTTGAAGACGTCGTTGTCGGTGTTGCCCAGAACGTCGGTCCAGCGGTAGGTGAGCGCAACATCGCCGTTCTTGTGGAAGTATTCGAAGTTGCCGCGGTCGTGCTTCAGGTTGGTGGGGCCGGAGCGGAACAGGCTTTCGAACGAGCGGCGCGCACCACTGCTCACGCGGCCGATGGGCGCGCCGGCCGCCACGAAGCTGGCCGGATCGTCGTTCACGAACAGCGTGCGGCAGGCCGGCGCCACCACGTTGGCGGCGCTGCCGTAGGCATTGCCGTCTGCCTCGATGGGGCTGTCGACCCGCTGTGCGAGCGGCAGCGCATAGCAGGCATTGATGCGATCGAGCAGCGCCTGCACCATGGCCGGCGTGGGCGGCTGCACCAGCGTTGCGGCATCGATGGCGGGCAGCGCCGCAATGGTGGCGTCGCCGCTGCGAAAGACGATGGACACGGGCGGGCTGTCTTCGCCGGCGGGCAGCGCCTTCACCGTGATCTCGATGTTGGATGCCGTGCCGTCGGGGCGCACCGACACGTTGAGCGCGTCCAGCACGCGGTCCTGGCCGGTACCGTTGGCCTGGAACTCGCCGCTCATCGGATCGATGCTCGCATCGAGCGCGGTCAGCAGCGGCTGCAGCGCGGCCAGCAGCTTGGCCACCTGGTCGCCGATCGATCCCGCCGTGACGGCGCCGGCGTCGGCCTGGATCGCCGCGGCCAGCTTGGCCGGGTCGCCGTTGGGCGCGAGCTGCGCCACGACGATGGTGGTCAGCGGCGTCACGTTGGTGGTGCCGGTGGCGGTGCTGGCGGTGGTGCTGTAGAGGGTGAGGTCGTCGCGCACGGCCTGGATCACCAGCGGCGCCTTGGTGCCCGCGGGCAGCGAGCAGCTGTAGCTGCCTTCGGGCGTGGTGGTCACTTCGCAGACCTTGGCACCGGTCTGGTCGAACACCGTGAGCACCGCGCCGGCAAATGCCGCGCCGGTGGCGACGGTGCCGCTCAAGGTGGTGCCGGCCGCCGCGGGCGGGTCGCCGCCGCTCGAAGCCGGCGGGATGAAGCTGAACCCGCCGCCGCCTCCTGCGCCCCCTCCGCCGCACGCGCCGAGCAGCGCCAGGGTGACAACGGACAGCGCATGGGGAATCTTGCGGGTGAGAGAGGGCATCGGTGGGCTCTTCGAAAAGGTTGAAAGCCCCGGACCATCCGGGGTCCGCAAACAATAGCTTTCACTTTTCCAAAAAAAATGATGCAAATGCATCATTCTTGAAATCCGCCGGCGGGCCGCAGGATGGAATCACCGGAACATGGGATGCGCGCTGCGCAGGCGCGATGGAAAACTTCGACGATGACCAGGCCAGCCGCCCTGCACGACTTCAGCGAGTTGCTGCTGCGGCTCTACCGGCTCTCGCACGAGCTGCCGATCGACGCCTTCCAGGATGCCGCGCTCGATCTCATCAAGCCGGTGCTGGCCTTCGACTCGTCGATGTGGGGCACCGCCACCCGCACCGACAGCGGCATCGACATCCACACCATCCATCTGCACAACCAGCCGGTGGAAATGCTGGCGGCCTACGAAGAGGTGAAGCACCTCGACACCGCCGCGGTGGAAGTCGGCAAGCGGCCGAAGTCGACGCTCTCGTTCAACGCCAATGCCTGGTTCCATCGCAAGGACCAGGCGCAGCTGCGCGCATATGGCGAGCGCTTCGAGCAGTCCAATTTCTTCATCAGCTCGGACGTGCATCCGCAGACGAATTTCGTGCACTGGCTCAGCCTGTTCCGCTCGGACCCGGATGCGCACGGCACCGAGAACGAACGGCAGCTGCTCGCCAGCCTGGCGCCGCACGTGATGCAGGCGCTGGCGCTCAACCGCATCGTGCACCTCGACCGGCTGGAGAGCGGCGGCCAGGCGCCGGGCGGCTCCGCCATCGGCGACCTGCGCGGCGTGCTCTATCACGCCGACCGTCCTTTCGAGGCGACGCTGAAGGCCGAGTGGCCGTCCTGGCACGGGCGGACCCTGCCCGATGCGCTGCTGAAGCATTTCCTCGGCGGCCATGCGCGCTACAGCGGACGGGCGGTCGTGGTCACGCACCACGTCGAGCAGCGCCTGCTGTTCCTCAAGAGCCGCAGGCGCTGCCTGGCCGACAGCCTGACGTCGCGCGAGCACACCATTGCCGAGCTGCTGGCCCGCGGCGACACGCACAAGGACATTGCGGCCATCCTGAACCGCTCGCCCGCCACCGTGCGCAACCACATCCAGTCGATCTACGACAAGCTGCAGGTGGGCAACGTGGCGGGCCTGATCCAGGAGCTGCGGCTCGCGGGCTGACCGGCCCGCGCCGTGCCTCACTTCGGCCTGATCGCGTCGGCCGTACCCTGGATGAAGGCCTTGATGCTCTCGATGTCGTCGCCCGAGAGCTTGCCGGTGAAGTCGGGCATGCCGCGCGCCATGGCCGGGCCCTTGAGGATGAACTTGTCGAGGTTCTCGATGTAGGCCGCATCCATGTAGCCGAGGTTCGGAATGTTGCCGCCGCGGTCCACGCCCGGCACGCCGTGGCAGAACACGCAGTTGCTCACGTAGAGCATGGTGCCGGCCTGGACCTTGGCGGGGTCGTACTTCACGCCCTGCACCAGCTTGTCCATGCGGTACTGCACGAAGTCGGGCATCTTCGCGGTGCCGCCCACTGCAAAGGTGTAGACCGTGCCCGGGCCCTGCCGCTCGGTGGCGCGCTGCGCGAGGCCGTACACGCCGCCCCAGCCCACCGCGACCGACACGTACTGCTTGCCGTCCACCATGTAGGTGGTGGGCGCGGCCACCACGCCGGTGCCGGTGGCCGTCTCCCAGAGCTTCTCGCCGGTCTTCGCGTTGTAGGCCACCAGGCGCCCGTCGGCCGTGCCCTGGAACACCAGGTTGCCGGCGGTGGTGAGCGTGCCGCCGTTCCAGGGCGAGACGTAGTCCACGCCCCAGGCTTCCTTCTGCGCCACCGGGTCCCAGGCGACGAGGCGGCCGAAGGGCTTGCTCTTGGGCGGCTCGGCGTTGGCGAACATGGCGGTGTTCCAGCCCAGCGCGGCATGCGGGCGGCCGGGTGCGTTCTGGTCGAACTTCCAGTCCTTGTCGTCCATCAGGTTGATCGGAATGTTCTGCGCCGGCAGGTAGGCCAGGCCCGTCTGCGGGTTGAACGACATCGGGTGCCAGTTGTGCGCGCCGAAGGGGCCGGGGATGCTGTCGCCGGGCTTGTCGTTCTGGCGTGCGGCGGCGATCTCGATGGGGCGGCCGTTCCTGTCGTAGCCCGTGGCCCAGTTCACGTCGACGAAATTCTTCGCCGAGATGAACTTGCCATTGGTGCGGTCGATGACGAAGAAGAAACCGTTCTTCGGCGCATGCAGCAGCACCTTGCGCGCCTTGCCGCCTAACGTGACGTTGGCCAGGATCATCGACTGGGTGGAGGTGTAGTCCCAGTTGTCGCCCGGCGTCTCCTGGTAGTGCCACACGTACTTGCCGGTGTCGGGGTTCAGGGCCACCACCGAGCCGAGGTAGAGGTTGTCGCCGCCCTTGGGACTGCGCTTCTTGTGCGCCCAGGGCGAGCCGTTGCCGGTGCCCACGTACATCAGGTTGAGCTCGGGGTCGAAGGCGAAGCTGTCCCACGCAGTGCCGCCGCCGCCGGCTTCCCAGTACTTGCCCGAAGGGTCCCAGGTCTTGGCGGCGCGCGCCATCGATTCGTCCTCGAAGGGCTTGGCCGGATCGCCCGGCACCACGAACCAGCGCCACTTCTGCTCGCCGGTCTTCGCGTCGTAGGCCGTGACGTAGCCGCGCACGCCGTACTCGGCGCCGCCGTTGCCGATGATGACCTTGCCCTTGAAGACGCGCGGCGCGCCGGTGATGGTGTAGGAGCCCTTCTGCCCCTCGATGGTGTTCTTTTCCCAGACCTTCTGCCCCGTGGCGGCGTCGAGCGCGATCAGCCGGCCGTCGTAGGCGCCCACGTAGACCTTGCCCTCGTGCAGCGCGACGCCGCGGTTCACCACGTCGCAGCAGCCCCTGAAGCCCTTGGATTTATCGACCTGCGGATCGAAGCTCCAGAGCTTCTGCCCGGTGCGCGTGTCGATGGCATGCACCACGCTCCACGACGCGGTGACGTACATGACGCCGTCCACCACCAGCGGCGTGGCCTCGACGCCGCGCGTGGACTCGAGGTTGTAGGACCAGGCGAGGCCCAGCTGCTTCACGTTGCCGGCGTTCACCTGGTCGAGCTTGCTGAAGCGCGACTCGGCGTAGTCCAGGCCGTAGCTCGGCCAGTCGGGCGTCTTCTTCTGGGCCGCGTTGGCGCGAATGAAGTCGCCGTTCACCTGCTTGGCGGCCGAGGCCTGCGCCGCGACGGGCGAGCTGCCCAGGCACAGCAATGCACCGGCGAGCACAAGCAAACCGGAGTGGATCTTTTTCATCGTGGGTCTCCTTTGTGCCGCAAGGATCGTTCGCGCCGCACTCGCGTTCACCCTCGGGATTTCCCCAGTCCGGCGCTGTTCCATTGCGGAACACATTCGACAGGGGCAGCGATCTCCCTTTCCTGATTCCCCATTTCGAGGAGCGGCGAACAGCATGGCTTTCGAACGGCTGGGCACGGCAACCGCGCCGCGCCAACTTTTTTCCAGCACGCCGGCGCAGCGCGTGGCGC
It includes:
- a CDS encoding M48 family metalloprotease; translated protein: MDPWVYPRERWLGNITLWLGLLVWVLLVLGTLGIALVYVLLGFIAYVFAQSAVIAWIKGTAVKLSPTQLPELHARFQACCGHLGIENPPEAYLLHGDGIFNAFATRFFGRNFVVLLSDVVGAMEAQPDGINFYIGHELGHIRRGHLTGHIWRAPVLWLPLLGAAYSRAQEYTCDLHGAACCKQPDSAPRALVALAASAQQWRHVDLQRYADQSTGNSGFWASFHELIAGYPWLTKRVARAIDPGAKLPSRNPVAYVLAVFVPYTGRAGGGALALLVVVAIIGVLAAVALPAYQQYQSRAVVSQAWSEAAPVREALGNYYKQKEEIPDSLAAAGAPETLPGGSELTLDPDTMVVEAVLPKVKGTLRMEPSATDDGIAWNCVAGDDLPEKALPATCRK
- a CDS encoding tripartite tricarboxylate transporter substrate-binding protein, translated to MKKLLAFTAFAAAAAGVYAQEFPAGKTVTLVVPFSAGGPTDRVARDLAEALQKTLGTTIVVDNTAGAGSSIGTAKVARAAPDGYTLLLNHIGMSTMPALYRKLPFNVENDFEYLGMVNEVPMTLIGKPTLPANNYKELTTWIAANKGKINLGNAGLGAASHLCGLLFQSALKVEMTPVPYKGTAPAIADLLGGQIDLLCDQTTNTTSQIEAKKVKAYAVTTSKRLTTPALKDLPTLAESGLKDFEVSIWHGVYAPKGTPAPVLKKLNEAIKAAMKDPGFVKREEALGAVIIADKRTEPAEHKKFVSAEIAKWGPIIKAAGVYAD
- a CDS encoding carboxypeptidase-like regulatory domain-containing protein translates to MPSLTRKIPHALSVVTLALLGACGGGGAGGGGGFSFIPPASSGGDPPAAAGTTLSGTVATGAAFAGAVLTVFDQTGAKVCEVTTTPEGSYSCSLPAGTKAPLVIQAVRDDLTLYSTTASTATGTTNVTPLTTIVVAQLAPNGDPAKLAAAIQADAGAVTAGSIGDQVAKLLAALQPLLTALDASIDPMSGEFQANGTGQDRVLDALNVSVRPDGTASNIEITVKALPAGEDSPPVSIVFRSGDATIAALPAIDAATLVQPPTPAMVQALLDRINACYALPLAQRVDSPIEADGNAYGSAANVVAPACRTLFVNDDPASFVAAGAPIGRVSSGARRSFESLFRSGPTNLKHDRGNFEYFHKNGDVALTYRWTDVLGNTDNDVFNAKIVDGALKLTGNSNTYRAFVRPQLDKKDFLKHQNLVFHSVGYAVSVDNVRDGNGDPVLSKVVATTASLPGKELVLVPKAGLNSLVLTPDGTAGSALNSAVWRMSARYLDPAQPGSPSDFDNANLFATPAYTDEELGKIADQSVWKLEFFRADGATPNVVQYVRTFSRVPTIAEAVQTPMVELTPALRAEVLAESLGSPRGIVFAAPTPSEPNNVDFSADGGLDGWTVPAGALAPTSFSVFGRAPGAGGARFSETVTVRSTARKAMVYCQPVSGSDTHCVPAGNSSWQYAQGSSISTFGFTARTARQVDVRKNFEAWTVTLP
- a CDS encoding helix-turn-helix transcriptional regulator — translated: MTRPAALHDFSELLLRLYRLSHELPIDAFQDAALDLIKPVLAFDSSMWGTATRTDSGIDIHTIHLHNQPVEMLAAYEEVKHLDTAAVEVGKRPKSTLSFNANAWFHRKDQAQLRAYGERFEQSNFFISSDVHPQTNFVHWLSLFRSDPDAHGTENERQLLASLAPHVMQALALNRIVHLDRLESGGQAPGGSAIGDLRGVLYHADRPFEATLKAEWPSWHGRTLPDALLKHFLGGHARYSGRAVVVTHHVEQRLLFLKSRRRCLADSLTSREHTIAELLARGDTHKDIAAILNRSPATVRNHIQSIYDKLQVGNVAGLIQELRLAG
- a CDS encoding PQQ-dependent dehydrogenase, methanol/ethanol family, which produces MKKIHSGLLVLAGALLCLGSSPVAAQASAAKQVNGDFIRANAAQKKTPDWPSYGLDYAESRFSKLDQVNAGNVKQLGLAWSYNLESTRGVEATPLVVDGVMYVTASWSVVHAIDTRTGQKLWSFDPQVDKSKGFRGCCDVVNRGVALHEGKVYVGAYDGRLIALDAATGQKVWEKNTIEGQKGSYTITGAPRVFKGKVIIGNGGAEYGVRGYVTAYDAKTGEQKWRWFVVPGDPAKPFEDESMARAAKTWDPSGKYWEAGGGGTAWDSFAFDPELNLMYVGTGNGSPWAHKKRSPKGGDNLYLGSVVALNPDTGKYVWHYQETPGDNWDYTSTQSMILANVTLGGKARKVLLHAPKNGFFFVIDRTNGKFISAKNFVDVNWATGYDRNGRPIEIAAARQNDKPGDSIPGPFGAHNWHPMSFNPQTGLAYLPAQNIPINLMDDKDWKFDQNAPGRPHAALGWNTAMFANAEPPKSKPFGRLVAWDPVAQKEAWGVDYVSPWNGGTLTTAGNLVFQGTADGRLVAYNAKTGEKLWETATGTGVVAAPTTYMVDGKQYVSVAVGWGGVYGLAQRATERQGPGTVYTFAVGGTAKMPDFVQYRMDKLVQGVKYDPAKVQAGTMLYVSNCVFCHGVPGVDRGGNIPNLGYMDAAYIENLDKFILKGPAMARGMPDFTGKLSGDDIESIKAFIQGTADAIRPK